A single genomic interval of Psychroserpens sp. NJDZ02 harbors:
- a CDS encoding DUF4178 domain-containing protein: MFGNKKQHPLNKLKVGFSFNLFKNTWTIIEVGEYSWDTGNMSVEYTIENGSQRAYLEVEFYRGEFEVIYSEELPLGTIDLDDIIEDGFFNFEGKDYKLDETYSGSYRNMTTFTSTETLTSYQFYYKDDCITIERWSDGSIESFFGKEIKPKKITNINTL; encoded by the coding sequence ATGTTTGGAAATAAAAAACAACATCCCTTAAATAAATTAAAAGTAGGTTTTTCATTTAATTTATTTAAAAACACTTGGACTATCATTGAGGTTGGAGAGTATAGCTGGGACACAGGAAATATGAGTGTCGAATATACCATAGAAAATGGATCGCAACGCGCTTATTTAGAAGTCGAATTTTACCGCGGTGAATTTGAAGTTATTTATAGTGAAGAATTGCCTTTAGGAACTATTGATTTAGATGACATTATTGAAGATGGCTTTTTTAATTTTGAAGGCAAAGATTACAAATTAGATGAAACCTATTCAGGCTCATACCGAAATATGACTACTTTTACAAGTACAGAAACCTTAACTAGTTATCAATTCTATTATAAAGACGATTGTATTACTATTGAAAGATGGAGTGACGGGAGTATTGAGTCTTTTTTCGGAAAAGAAATCAAACCAAAAAAAATAACCAACATTAACACCTTATAA
- a CDS encoding ion transporter, which produces MSLKKKIAKYFDDEKGNAKGEDLLDYFISVLILINVLAIILESYKEIYTTYKTFFTLLELFTIIVFSIEYVVRVWVSDLIYPTLSPTRARLKYVFSFMGLVDLASILPFYLPFIVTLDLRIVRLLRLFRLLRVLKLNRNFKSLAVIRSVIVKTKNEILVSAILVFILLIIASTLMFYIENKAQPEAFENIGQSLWWAVATLTTVGYGDIYPITGLGKIMSAVIALLGIGFVALPTGIISSAYIEEIRSQKQSEKCVCPHCHKEINN; this is translated from the coding sequence ATGAGTTTGAAGAAAAAAATAGCTAAGTATTTTGATGACGAAAAAGGAAATGCTAAAGGCGAAGACTTATTAGATTATTTTATTTCGGTATTAATCCTAATTAATGTATTAGCTATCATATTAGAATCTTATAAAGAGATTTACACAACTTATAAAACCTTTTTTACATTATTAGAGCTTTTTACAATTATCGTTTTTTCTATTGAATATGTCGTTCGTGTTTGGGTATCTGATTTAATCTATCCTACTCTTTCCCCTACTCGAGCACGTCTAAAATATGTTTTTTCCTTCATGGGACTAGTAGATTTAGCGTCCATATTACCATTTTACCTTCCATTTATAGTCACCTTAGATTTAAGAATAGTAAGACTATTACGTTTATTCAGACTATTAAGAGTTTTAAAATTAAATCGAAATTTCAAGAGTTTAGCAGTCATCCGATCGGTAATAGTTAAAACCAAAAATGAAATATTAGTCTCTGCTATTTTAGTATTTATATTATTAATAATAGCATCTACATTAATGTTTTATATTGAAAATAAAGCACAACCAGAAGCCTTTGAAAATATAGGGCAATCCCTTTGGTGGGCAGTTGCAACATTAACAACCGTAGGATATGGAGATATTTATCCCATCACAGGACTTGGTAAAATAATGAGTGCCGTTATTGCCTTATTAGGTATTGGTTTTGTAGCCTTACCAACCGGTATTATTAGTTCCGCCTACATCGAAGAAATTAGAAGTCAAAAGCAATCAGAAAAATGTGTTTGTCCACATTGTCATAAAGAAATCAATAACTAA
- the speD gene encoding adenosylmethionine decarboxylase has product MQKSLGYQTTVDYYNCNRDTINSVASITRILEEAAKLMKLNIVNTTIHQFSPIGISGVIVIKESHIAIHTWPEHNYVALDFFTCSTFNDLEDGILWIKEQFESDKVEQQFSQRGFLNKMK; this is encoded by the coding sequence ATGCAAAAAAGCTTAGGATATCAAACTACAGTAGATTACTATAATTGTAATAGAGACACCATTAATTCTGTTGCATCAATAACTCGGATTTTAGAAGAAGCCGCAAAATTGATGAAACTAAACATTGTCAATACAACCATTCATCAATTCTCCCCTATTGGTATTAGCGGTGTAATTGTAATTAAAGAAAGTCATATAGCCATTCATACTTGGCCAGAGCACAACTATGTCGCTTTAGATTTTTTTACGTGTAGCACATTTAATGACCTTGAAGATGGTATTTTATGGATCAAAGAGCAATTTGAATCTGATAAAGTAGAACAGCAATTTTCACAAAGGGGTTTCTTAAACAAAATGAAGTAA
- a CDS encoding head GIN domain-containing protein: MTTLKQTLVLGLTLLIFTSCNAQWGNGKKIKGNGNVTTITRSTSDYDAIRLAGWMDFKLVKGTEGNITIEGEENLLNYIITEVESNSLLIKIKNNINLKPSGSKTITITIPFDDIDKVSLAGSGDVSSNATINSNNFETKVSGSGDMTLDIKSINVDATVTGSGDLTLTGHTKNLEASVTGSGDFHAGRLQADNAQTKVTGSGGIVVYAKDNLKAKVTGSGDIEYKGNPEKVDKKVTGSGDISN, encoded by the coding sequence ATGACAACATTAAAACAAACCTTAGTATTAGGACTTACTTTGCTAATATTTACCTCTTGTAACGCACAATGGGGCAATGGAAAAAAAATTAAAGGAAACGGAAACGTCACAACTATTACTAGATCGACTTCAGATTATGATGCTATTAGATTAGCCGGTTGGATGGATTTTAAATTAGTAAAAGGTACAGAAGGTAACATTACTATTGAAGGCGAAGAAAACTTATTAAACTATATCATAACAGAAGTTGAGTCCAACAGTTTACTTATTAAAATCAAAAACAATATCAACTTAAAACCAAGCGGAAGCAAAACGATCACAATCACTATTCCTTTTGATGACATTGACAAAGTGTCTCTTGCAGGATCCGGAGATGTATCGTCTAACGCAACTATAAATTCTAATAATTTTGAAACTAAAGTATCAGGATCTGGCGACATGACTTTAGATATAAAATCTATTAACGTGGACGCTACCGTTACAGGATCAGGAGATCTAACGTTAACAGGACATACCAAGAACTTAGAGGCTAGTGTTACTGGTTCTGGAGATTTTCATGCCGGACGCTTACAAGCAGATAATGCACAAACTAAAGTTACTGGATCTGGAGGAATTGTTGTTTACGCCAAGGATAACTTAAAAGCAAAAGTAACTGGCTCTGGAGATATCGAGTATAAAGGTAATCCTGAAAAAGTAGACAAAAAAGTAACAGGATCTGGAGATATCAGTAACTAG
- a CDS encoding RNA polymerase sigma factor, which translates to MTLTKHNIEQLITLCLSGNQLAQLEIYNRYYKAMYNTSFRIVNNSFEAEDIMQESFLTAFIKLNKLKEISTFSAWLKRIVVNNSIHAFNKNKKNEDVALDDVLYKIEDQQGLDTTTELPSVKVKQILDTLHTLKSNYRIALTLNLIEGYDYEEISQIMDISYANCRTTVSRAKDSLRKKLEQLN; encoded by the coding sequence TTGACACTAACCAAACACAATATTGAGCAGCTTATAACACTTTGCTTATCTGGTAACCAATTAGCACAATTGGAGATTTACAACAGATATTACAAAGCGATGTACAATACCTCATTTAGAATTGTGAACAATAGTTTTGAAGCCGAAGATATTATGCAAGAGTCTTTTTTGACTGCATTTATAAAGCTAAATAAACTAAAAGAAATAAGCACATTTAGTGCTTGGCTTAAACGTATTGTTGTTAATAATAGCATCCATGCGTTTAATAAGAATAAAAAAAACGAGGATGTTGCATTGGATGATGTATTGTATAAAATTGAAGACCAACAAGGCTTAGATACAACCACTGAATTGCCATCCGTTAAAGTAAAACAAATTTTAGACACGTTACATACGCTTAAATCTAATTACAGAATTGCCTTAACCTTAAATTTAATTGAAGGTTATGATTATGAAGAAATTAGTCAAATTATGGACATCAGTTATGCTAATTGCAGAACAACAGTCTCTAGAGCTAAAGACAGTCTAAGAAAAAAATTAGAACAATTAAACTAA
- the lon gene encoding endopeptidase La, with the protein MKKSNFISLDSLSLQDFDENSELIPLMTPEDEEKIAKEELPESLPILSLRNTVLFPGVVIPITAGRDKSIKLINDANKGEKVIGVVSQIDEDVEDPKAKELHQVGTVARILKVLKMPDGNTTVIIQGKKRFEIDTVITEEPYIKATVKEVPQATPAKKNKEFAAIIDSIKELAVQIIKDSPNIPTEATFAIKNIKSDAFLINFVSSNMNLSVDEKQALLEINDLKERALETLRFMNVEFQKLELKNDIQSKVQSDLNQQQREYFLNQQLKTIQEELGGGNAEEIEAMKKRAKTKKWDKKVKEHFEKELAKIQRMNPQVAEYSIQRNYLDLFLDLPWGKFSKDKFDLKRAEKILDRDHYGLDDVKKRIIEHLAVLKLRNDMKSPILCLYGPPGVGKTSLGKSVAEALGREYVRMSLGGLRDEAEIRGHRKTYIGAMPGRILQSLKKAGTSNPVFVLDEIDKLSNSNQGDPSSALLEVLDPEQNSEFHDNFLEMGYDLSKVMFIATTNSLNTIQPALRDRMEIINVTGYTIEEKVEIAKRHLLPKQLKEHGLTDKHIKIAKPQLEKIVEGYTRESGVRGLEKQIAKMVRYAAKNIAMEQDYNIKISNEDIIEILGGPKLERDKYENNNVAGVVTGLAWTRVGGDILFIESILSKGKGSLNITGNLGKVMKESSTIAMEYIKAHAEELGIDPDVFDKYNVHIHVPEGATPKDGPSAGVTMLTSLVSLFTQRKVKKSLAMTGEITLRGKVLPVGGIKEKILAAKRARIKDILLCEDNRRDIEEIKPEYLTGLTFHYVSDMLEVVDIAITDQKVKNAKKL; encoded by the coding sequence ATGAAAAAATCTAACTTTATATCGCTTGACAGTTTGTCATTACAGGATTTTGATGAAAATTCAGAGTTAATACCTTTAATGACGCCTGAAGATGAAGAAAAAATAGCAAAAGAAGAATTACCAGAATCGTTACCAATTCTATCATTGCGTAATACCGTATTGTTTCCTGGTGTTGTAATACCTATTACAGCAGGACGTGATAAGTCTATCAAATTAATTAACGACGCTAATAAAGGCGAAAAAGTGATTGGAGTAGTCTCTCAAATAGATGAGGATGTTGAAGATCCAAAAGCTAAAGAGTTACATCAAGTCGGTACCGTTGCTAGAATTTTGAAAGTTTTAAAAATGCCTGATGGTAACACAACCGTTATCATACAAGGTAAAAAACGTTTTGAAATTGATACGGTAATTACTGAGGAACCTTATATTAAAGCTACAGTTAAGGAAGTGCCTCAAGCGACTCCTGCTAAGAAAAATAAAGAGTTTGCAGCAATAATAGATTCTATTAAAGAATTAGCTGTACAAATAATAAAGGATAGCCCGAATATTCCTACGGAAGCTACTTTTGCTATTAAAAACATTAAAAGTGATGCGTTTTTAATCAATTTTGTGTCGTCAAACATGAATTTGTCTGTTGACGAAAAACAAGCACTTTTAGAAATTAACGATTTAAAAGAAAGAGCTTTAGAAACGTTACGTTTTATGAATGTCGAATTCCAGAAATTGGAACTTAAAAACGATATCCAGTCTAAAGTACAGAGTGATTTAAATCAACAACAACGCGAATATTTCTTAAATCAGCAATTAAAAACCATCCAAGAAGAATTAGGTGGTGGTAATGCTGAAGAAATTGAAGCGATGAAAAAACGTGCTAAGACTAAAAAATGGGACAAAAAAGTAAAAGAACATTTTGAAAAAGAATTAGCAAAAATACAACGTATGAATCCTCAGGTTGCCGAGTATTCTATACAACGTAATTACTTAGACTTGTTTCTAGATTTACCTTGGGGTAAGTTTAGTAAAGATAAGTTTGATTTAAAACGTGCCGAAAAAATATTAGATCGTGACCATTATGGTTTAGACGATGTTAAAAAAAGAATCATAGAGCATTTAGCAGTTTTAAAACTGCGTAATGACATGAAGTCTCCAATCTTATGTTTATATGGACCTCCAGGAGTTGGTAAAACCTCTTTAGGGAAGTCTGTTGCAGAAGCTTTAGGACGTGAGTATGTGCGTATGAGTTTAGGTGGTTTACGTGACGAAGCAGAAATACGTGGACACCGTAAAACATACATTGGTGCAATGCCAGGGCGTATATTACAGAGTCTTAAAAAAGCAGGAACGTCTAACCCTGTTTTTGTTTTAGATGAGATTGATAAGTTATCTAACTCTAATCAAGGGGATCCTTCTTCTGCGTTATTAGAAGTCTTAGATCCAGAACAGAATTCGGAGTTTCATGATAACTTCCTAGAAATGGGATATGACTTATCTAAGGTTATGTTTATTGCAACGACTAATAGTTTAAATACAATTCAGCCAGCGTTAAGAGATCGTATGGAGATTATTAATGTGACAGGGTATACTATTGAAGAAAAAGTGGAAATTGCAAAGCGTCACTTGTTACCTAAGCAATTAAAAGAACATGGTTTAACAGACAAGCATATTAAAATTGCAAAACCTCAATTAGAGAAAATTGTAGAAGGATATACTCGTGAGTCTGGTGTGCGTGGTTTAGAAAAGCAAATTGCTAAAATGGTGCGTTATGCAGCAAAAAATATAGCCATGGAGCAAGACTATAATATCAAAATATCTAACGAGGATATTATTGAGATTTTAGGAGGTCCAAAATTAGAACGTGATAAATACGAAAACAATAATGTAGCAGGTGTTGTTACGGGATTAGCTTGGACTAGAGTAGGAGGTGATATATTATTTATCGAGTCTATTTTATCTAAAGGAAAAGGATCGCTTAACATTACTGGAAACTTAGGTAAGGTGATGAAGGAATCGTCTACGATAGCTATGGAATATATTAAAGCACATGCTGAAGAATTAGGTATTGATCCAGATGTTTTTGATAAATATAATGTACATATCCACGTGCCAGAAGGTGCGACTCCAAAAGATGGACCAAGTGCAGGTGTGACGATGTTAACATCTTTAGTGTCGTTATTTACACAACGAAAAGTCAAAAAGAGCTTAGCGATGACTGGAGAAATTACACTTCGTGGAAAAGTTTTACCCGTTGGTGGAATAAAAGAAAAGATACTAGCTGCAAAACGTGCAAGAATAAAAGACATATTACTTTGTGAAGACAACAGAAGAGATATTGAAGAGATCAAGCCAGAATATTTAACTGGTCTTACATTTCATTATGTTTCAGACATGTTGGAGGTTGTTGATATTGCTATTACTGACCAAAAAGTTAAAAACGCAAAAAAATTATAA
- the porQ gene encoding type IX secretion system protein PorQ, producing MFKNKIVLLLILLSCTYSYAQLGGQSTYQFLNLVSSPRQAALGGKVLTNIDYDVTQGLYNPAAINPEMDNQLALNFSNYLGGITYGTAAYAYSWDRHTQTLHAGMTYINYGDFDGYDENGVPTGTFTGTEAALSLGYALQIGYSDFYFGSNIKFITSTLEQYSSIGIATDLGLMYVDDDLDFQAALVVRNLGTQITTYAGQRESLPLDITLGLSQTLEHVPIRWHLTFENLQQWPIAVSNPARATTDLEGNQTEEKIGFLNNVMRHTIIGAELFPDKGFNIRLGYNFRRAEELRIVDQRNFSGLSVGFGIKINKLRFSYTHAKYTAASNANFFGLHIDLQ from the coding sequence ATGTTTAAAAATAAAATTGTCCTACTTTTAATATTACTTTCTTGCACGTATAGTTATGCGCAATTGGGAGGGCAATCCACTTATCAATTTTTGAACTTAGTATCATCACCGCGCCAAGCGGCATTAGGAGGTAAGGTTTTAACTAATATAGACTACGATGTCACGCAGGGCTTATATAATCCAGCCGCTATTAATCCAGAAATGGATAATCAATTGGCCTTAAATTTCAGTAATTATTTAGGAGGTATTACCTATGGGACAGCAGCCTATGCTTATTCATGGGACAGGCACACACAAACCTTACATGCAGGGATGACCTATATTAATTATGGTGATTTTGATGGTTATGATGAAAACGGGGTGCCTACAGGTACATTTACAGGTACAGAAGCCGCACTGTCTTTAGGATACGCATTACAGATTGGTTATTCAGACTTTTACTTTGGAAGTAATATAAAGTTTATTACCTCTACTTTAGAACAATATAGTTCTATTGGTATTGCAACAGACTTAGGGTTAATGTATGTTGATGACGATTTAGATTTTCAAGCAGCATTAGTGGTCAGAAATCTAGGAACACAAATAACAACTTATGCTGGACAACGCGAAAGTTTACCTTTAGATATTACTCTAGGGTTATCTCAAACATTAGAGCATGTTCCAATACGTTGGCACCTAACGTTTGAAAACTTACAACAATGGCCAATAGCAGTCTCTAATCCTGCAAGAGCAACGACAGATCTTGAAGGCAACCAAACAGAAGAAAAAATAGGCTTTTTAAACAATGTTATGCGACATACAATTATTGGTGCAGAGCTATTTCCTGATAAAGGGTTTAATATAAGGTTAGGATATAACTTTAGACGTGCTGAAGAGTTGCGTATTGTTGATCAGCGTAATTTTTCTGGTTTATCAGTAGGATTTGGAATCAAAATAAATAAGTTACGTTTTAGTTATACTCACGCTAAATACACAGCAGCAAGTAATGCTAACTTCTTTGGATTACATATTGATTTACAGTAA
- a CDS encoding GNAT family N-acetyltransferase, producing the protein MTAPTLENHRVKLIPLDLSNYKHLTEIATEHHLIYYSPNGISTPDKLKSYVQTAVDGFYQNTTLPFIIFDKEKQAYAGSTRFGLIHNKNKVLHIGWTWLGHDFQGTGLNSHIKFLMLRYAFETLNFEKVEFRVDERNVKSKKAVEKLGATLEGVLRQNTVMNDGFRRNTCCYGILRSEWDAIKATVFEAF; encoded by the coding sequence ATGACAGCTCCTACACTTGAAAACCATCGGGTAAAATTAATCCCTTTAGACTTAAGTAATTATAAACACTTAACTGAAATTGCTACGGAACACCATTTAATTTATTATTCTCCAAACGGCATTTCTACCCCTGACAAACTTAAATCTTATGTGCAAACCGCTGTAGACGGCTTTTACCAAAATACGACTTTACCTTTTATTATTTTTGACAAAGAAAAACAAGCCTATGCTGGAAGTACCCGTTTTGGTTTAATACATAACAAAAACAAAGTCCTACATATTGGCTGGACTTGGCTGGGACACGATTTTCAAGGCACCGGTTTAAATAGTCACATAAAGTTTTTAATGCTGCGTTATGCTTTTGAAACCTTAAATTTTGAAAAAGTAGAATTTAGAGTTGACGAACGCAATGTTAAATCAAAAAAGGCTGTTGAAAAGCTAGGCGCTACTTTAGAAGGTGTTTTACGTCAAAACACGGTTATGAATGATGGTTTTAGACGTAATACCTGTTGTTATGGGATTTTAAGAAGTGAATGGGATGCTATAAAAGCTACTGTTTTTGAAGCATTTTAA
- a CDS encoding PaaI family thioesterase: MKYSKEQVLAIANKASKNTLMETLEIEVVDYGADFLVSRMPVTPRVHQPDGVLHGGATAALAESVGSFASHIFLDSENLMIRGLEITANHLKSISSGYIYAKATFLHKGRTTQLLDIRVTDEADNLISICKLSTISLPKKK, translated from the coding sequence ATGAAGTATTCTAAAGAACAAGTGTTGGCTATAGCAAATAAAGCTAGTAAAAACACATTAATGGAAACCTTAGAGATTGAGGTCGTAGATTATGGAGCGGATTTTTTAGTCTCCAGAATGCCTGTGACTCCTCGCGTACATCAACCTGATGGCGTATTACATGGTGGAGCAACAGCTGCTTTAGCAGAAAGTGTTGGTAGTTTTGCGTCGCATATATTTTTAGATTCTGAAAATTTAATGATTAGAGGGTTGGAGATAACAGCTAATCACTTAAAAAGCATTAGCTCTGGATATATCTATGCTAAAGCTACATTTTTACATAAAGGACGTACCACGCAATTGTTGGATATTAGAGTAACGGATGAAGCGGATAATTTAATTTCGATTTGTAAATTATCGACTATTTCTTTACCAAAAAAGAAATAA
- a CDS encoding chorismate-binding protein, with product MMTSKAFFEQLSIHFTKALPFVAYRKPNEGAVKALLQNSNQLHYTKNFEERGFVFSPFKNEDNTVLFPLDESETMDCVFDDSLNDDNSSKSSIIEASAKAKHIQLVAQAIAEIENGSFKKVVISRVATENFSKSNTLLLFKKFLATYKTAMVYCWYHPQVGLWLGATPETLLKVEGSRFLTMSLAGTQQYKNTIDVQWQSKEQEEQQLVTDFIVSSLESSVSRINIGKTETIKAGNLLHLQTKISGLLKPENGLQSVIKKLHPTPAVCGLPKEEAKHFILNNEGYNREYYTGFLGEINVMQSKTRNTNRRNVENNAYGSVKTISHLFVNLRCLQIKDDQALLYVGGGITKDSIPENEWEETVAKTKTVKNLL from the coding sequence ATGATGACTTCTAAAGCTTTTTTTGAACAACTATCTATTCATTTTACAAAGGCGTTACCTTTTGTGGCCTACAGAAAGCCGAACGAAGGCGCTGTGAAAGCATTACTTCAAAATAGTAATCAGCTTCATTATACTAAAAATTTTGAAGAGCGTGGTTTTGTATTTTCACCCTTTAAAAATGAAGATAATACAGTCTTATTTCCTTTGGATGAAAGTGAAACTATGGATTGCGTGTTTGATGATTCTTTAAACGATGATAATAGTAGTAAAAGCTCAATAATAGAGGCTTCAGCAAAAGCAAAGCATATACAATTAGTAGCGCAAGCAATTGCTGAGATTGAGAACGGAAGTTTTAAAAAAGTTGTAATCTCTAGGGTTGCAACCGAAAATTTTTCAAAATCCAACACCCTTTTATTATTCAAAAAATTTTTAGCAACCTATAAAACAGCAATGGTCTATTGTTGGTATCATCCACAAGTCGGATTATGGTTAGGAGCAACTCCAGAAACGTTATTAAAAGTGGAAGGGAGCCGATTTTTAACCATGTCTCTAGCAGGTACACAGCAGTATAAAAATACGATTGATGTCCAATGGCAATCCAAAGAACAAGAAGAGCAGCAGTTAGTGACAGATTTTATAGTTAGTAGCTTGGAGTCGTCAGTAAGTCGTATTAATATAGGGAAAACCGAAACAATTAAAGCCGGAAATTTATTGCATTTGCAAACCAAAATTTCTGGACTTTTAAAACCTGAGAACGGATTACAGTCCGTAATTAAAAAGTTGCATCCAACACCGGCAGTTTGTGGTTTGCCAAAAGAGGAAGCTAAGCATTTTATACTAAATAACGAAGGTTATAATCGCGAATATTATACTGGGTTTTTAGGCGAGATTAATGTTATGCAGTCCAAAACAAGAAATACCAATCGTAGAAATGTCGAGAATAACGCTTATGGATCCGTTAAAACAATTTCGCACTTATTTGTGAATTTAAGATGTCTTCAAATTAAGGATGACCAAGCATTACTTTATGTTGGAGGTGGAATTACTAAGGATTCTATACCTGAAAATGAATGGGAGGAAACCGTTGCCAAAACCAAGACTGTTAAAAACCTCTTATAA
- the menD gene encoding 2-succinyl-5-enolpyruvyl-6-hydroxy-3-cyclohexene-1-carboxylate synthase — MTYPKIPLAQTVIQLCKAKNIQHIVLSPGSRNAPLTIGFTHDPFFKCYSIVDERCAAFFALGIAQQIKHPVAVVCTSGSALLNYYPAVSEAYYSHIPLVVLSADRPKYMVGIGDGQTINQENVYHNHIQYSANLKQDLNPETENAFAEDLPIMKSIENKIEHYLGLQQGIQQQNETEINKAFNIAIATQGPVHVNIPFDEPLYQMVDELTVNPEVIPMTESNAVEDDFNAFAEIWNNSKRKLILVGVLAPNSIEQRYLDVLAEDESVLVLTESTSNLYHDNFCPSIDKLIGALSETELETLQPDILLTFGGLIVSKKIKKFLRTHKPKQHWHVAEQGANDTFFVLSKVFKQSINSFFKSFLPLTKAIKSAYNPFWNAQMNIRRDKHAAYMSIIPFSDFKAFDIFLNNIPNQSQLQVGNSSAIRYTQLFDINPTLEVFCNRGTSGIDGSTSTAIGAAVANPKPTVFITGDLSFFYDSNALWNNYVPNNFRIIVINNEGGGIFRILPGHKNTDNFDYFFETKHHLSAKQLCDMYGFNYSHASSEDQLVVALSDFYDVSESPKLLEVFTPARDNDAILLDYFKYVR, encoded by the coding sequence ATGACATACCCTAAAATACCCCTAGCACAAACCGTTATTCAGCTTTGTAAAGCTAAGAATATTCAGCACATTGTATTATCTCCAGGAAGCAGAAACGCGCCGCTAACCATTGGATTTACACATGATCCATTTTTTAAATGTTATAGTATTGTCGACGAGCGTTGTGCGGCTTTTTTTGCTTTAGGAATCGCCCAGCAAATTAAACATCCCGTGGCAGTCGTTTGTACGTCTGGTAGTGCACTGTTAAACTATTACCCTGCTGTTTCAGAAGCGTATTATAGTCATATTCCTTTAGTGGTATTAAGCGCTGATAGACCTAAATATATGGTCGGAATAGGAGATGGGCAAACTATAAATCAAGAAAATGTTTATCATAATCATATTCAATATTCGGCTAATTTAAAACAGGACTTAAATCCTGAAACGGAAAATGCTTTCGCGGAAGATTTGCCGATCATGAAAAGTATTGAGAATAAAATTGAACACTATTTAGGATTGCAACAAGGCATACAGCAACAAAATGAAACCGAAATTAATAAGGCTTTTAATATTGCTATTGCTACGCAAGGACCAGTTCATGTCAATATCCCGTTTGACGAACCCTTATACCAAATGGTCGATGAGCTGACAGTAAATCCGGAAGTGATTCCAATGACGGAGTCTAATGCTGTTGAGGACGATTTTAACGCTTTCGCTGAAATTTGGAATAACTCAAAACGTAAGTTAATATTAGTAGGTGTGTTGGCTCCTAACAGTATAGAGCAACGATATTTGGATGTGTTAGCAGAAGATGAAAGTGTTTTGGTATTGACAGAAAGCACATCAAATTTATACCATGACAACTTTTGTCCAAGTATAGATAAATTAATAGGAGCATTATCGGAGACAGAATTAGAAACATTACAGCCAGATATATTATTAACATTTGGGGGGTTAATCGTGTCTAAAAAAATAAAGAAATTTTTAAGAACACATAAACCAAAACAACATTGGCATGTCGCAGAACAAGGGGCGAATGATACTTTTTTTGTATTAAGCAAAGTGTTTAAACAATCTATAAATTCTTTTTTTAAGTCTTTTTTACCATTAACAAAAGCTATTAAAAGTGCGTATAATCCATTTTGGAATGCGCAAATGAATATCAGAAGAGATAAACACGCGGCGTATATGTCTATAATTCCGTTTTCGGATTTTAAAGCCTTTGATATCTTTTTAAATAATATTCCAAACCAGTCGCAATTACAAGTCGGTAATAGCTCTGCAATCCGCTACACACAGTTATTTGATATTAATCCAACTTTAGAAGTGTTTTGTAATAGAGGAACTAGTGGTATTGATGGCAGTACAAGTACAGCAATAGGTGCGGCAGTAGCAAACCCAAAACCAACAGTGTTTATAACAGGGGATTTAAGTTTTTTCTATGATAGCAATGCATTATGGAATAATTATGTACCTAATAACTTTAGAATTATAGTTATTAATAATGAAGGTGGAGGGATTTTTAGAATTTTACCTGGACATAAGAATACTGATAATTTTGATTACTTTTTTGAAACTAAACATCACTTGTCAGCAAAACAACTTTGCGATATGTATGGGTTTAACTATAGTCATGCGTCTTCTGAAGATCAGTTAGTTGTTGCTTTA